A window of the Gossypium hirsutum isolate 1008001.06 chromosome A03, Gossypium_hirsutum_v2.1, whole genome shotgun sequence genome harbors these coding sequences:
- the LOC107887124 gene encoding sugar transporter ERD6-like 6 isoform X3: MSFRDDSEDGRDVRKPFLHTGSWYRMGSRTGSSMLGSSQVIRDSSISVVACVLIVALGPIQFGFTNGYSSPTQSAIIKELGLTVSEYSVFGSLSNVGAMVGAITSGQIAEYIGRKGSLMIAAIPNIIGWLAISFANDVSFLYMGRLLEGFGVGIISYTVPVYIAEIAPENLRGSLGSVNQLSVTTGTMVAYLLGLFVEWRILAILGILPCTILIPGLFFIPESPRWLAKMGMTEDFEASLQVLRGFDTDISIEVNEIKRSVASTNRRTTIRFAELKKRRYWFPLMVGIGLLMLQQLSGINGVIFYSATIFETAGIKSGNIATFGVGFIQVIATALTTWLVDKTGRRLLLIVSTSGMTLSLLLVALSFFLKILPVNIKGLAGSIATLSNWFSAWLVTMTANLLLDWNSGGTFTIYMLVSAFTILFVSLWVPETKGRTLEEIQRSFR; this comes from the exons aTGAGTTTCAGGGATGATTCTGAAGATGGGAGGGACGTACGGAAGCCATTTCTGCATACCGGAAGCTGGTATCGAATGGGTTCCAGGACGGGATCCAGTATGCTGGGTTCATCTCAAGTTATTCGTGATAGTTCCATCTCTGTTGTAGCTTGCGTTTTGATTGTTGCTTTGGGTCCTATCCAATTCGGTTTCACT AATGGCTACTCTTCTCCTACACAATCTGCAATCATCAAGGAACTTGGGTTAACTGTATCAGAG TATTCTGTATTTGGTTCTTTATCAAATGTGGGTGCCATGGTTGGAGCAATAACCAGTGGTCAGATAGCAGAGTATATAGGGCGAAAAGGG TCTTTGATGATTGCTGCTATTCCTAATATAATTGGATGGCTTGCTATATCTTTTGCAAAT GACGTATCTTTTCTTTACATGGGAAGGTTGCTGGAAGGTTTCGGTGTGGGAATAATCTCTTACACG GTGCCTGTGTATATAGCTGAGATAGCACCCGAAAACTTGAGAGGCAGCTTGGGTTCTGTGAATCAG TTGTCTGTTACAACTGGAACAATGGTAGCCTATTTGCTGGGACTTTTTGTGGAGTGGAGGATACTTGCAATTTTAG GAATACTTCCTTGTACAATTTTGATTCCAGGTCTATTTTTCATTCCAGAATCTCCTAGATGGCTG GCAAAAATGGGAATGACCGAAGATTTCGAAGCTTCTCTTCAAGTTCTTAGGGGTTTCGATACCGATATTTCTATCGAAGTCAATGAAATCAAG AGGTCTGTAGCATCAACAAATAGAAGAACAACGATCCGGTTCGCAGAACTCAAAAAAAGGAGATATTGGTTTCCATTGATG GTTGGAATTGGGCTTCTTATGTTGCAACAACTTAGTGGCATTAATGGTGTTATATTCTATTCCGCTACCATATTCGAAACTGCTG GAATTAAATCAGGCAATATAGCTACCTTTGGAGTTGGCTTCATTCAG GTCATTGCTACTGCTTTAACCACATGGTTGGTGGACAAAACAGGCCGCCGGCTTCTGCTTATT GTTTCCACTTCTGGAATGACTCTCAGCCTCCTACTTGTTGCACTCTCATTCTTTTTAAAG ATCCTTCCAGTAAATATAAAGGGTCTAGCGGGAAGCATAGCAACACTTTCCAATTGGTTCTCTGCCTGGCTGGTTACCATGACTGCCAACCTGCTTTTGGATTGGAACAGTGGAG GAACCTTCACCATTTACATGCTTGTAAGCGCTTTCACTATTCTATTCGTGAGTCTTTGGGTCCCTGAGACTAAGGGCAGAACACTCGAAGAAATCCAACGCTCTTTTAGATAA
- the LOC107887124 gene encoding sugar transporter ERD6-like 6 isoform X1: MSFRDDSEDGRDVRKPFLHTGSWYRMGSRTGSSMLGSSQVIRDSSISVVACVLIVALGPIQFGFTNGYSSPTQSAIIKELGLTVSEYSVFGSLSNVGAMVGAITSGQIAEYIGRKGSLMIAAIPNIIGWLAISFANDVSFLYMGRLLEGFGVGIISYTVPVYIAEIAPENLRGSLGSVNQLSVTTGTMVAYLLGLFVEWRILAILGILPCTILIPGLFFIPESPRWLAKMGMTEDFEASLQVLRGFDTDISIEVNEIKRSVASTNRRTTIRFAELKKRRYWFPLMVGIGLLMLQQLSGINGVIFYSATIFETAGIKSGNIATFGVGFIQVIATALTTWLVDKTGRRLLLIVSTSGMTLSLLLVALSFFLKDVVSTESSLYSIMGILSVVGVVTLVITFSLGMGPIPWVIMSEILPVNIKGLAGSIATLSNWFSAWLVTMTANLLLDWNSGGTFTIYMLVSAFTILFVSLWVPETKGRTLEEIQRSFR; the protein is encoded by the exons aTGAGTTTCAGGGATGATTCTGAAGATGGGAGGGACGTACGGAAGCCATTTCTGCATACCGGAAGCTGGTATCGAATGGGTTCCAGGACGGGATCCAGTATGCTGGGTTCATCTCAAGTTATTCGTGATAGTTCCATCTCTGTTGTAGCTTGCGTTTTGATTGTTGCTTTGGGTCCTATCCAATTCGGTTTCACT AATGGCTACTCTTCTCCTACACAATCTGCAATCATCAAGGAACTTGGGTTAACTGTATCAGAG TATTCTGTATTTGGTTCTTTATCAAATGTGGGTGCCATGGTTGGAGCAATAACCAGTGGTCAGATAGCAGAGTATATAGGGCGAAAAGGG TCTTTGATGATTGCTGCTATTCCTAATATAATTGGATGGCTTGCTATATCTTTTGCAAAT GACGTATCTTTTCTTTACATGGGAAGGTTGCTGGAAGGTTTCGGTGTGGGAATAATCTCTTACACG GTGCCTGTGTATATAGCTGAGATAGCACCCGAAAACTTGAGAGGCAGCTTGGGTTCTGTGAATCAG TTGTCTGTTACAACTGGAACAATGGTAGCCTATTTGCTGGGACTTTTTGTGGAGTGGAGGATACTTGCAATTTTAG GAATACTTCCTTGTACAATTTTGATTCCAGGTCTATTTTTCATTCCAGAATCTCCTAGATGGCTG GCAAAAATGGGAATGACCGAAGATTTCGAAGCTTCTCTTCAAGTTCTTAGGGGTTTCGATACCGATATTTCTATCGAAGTCAATGAAATCAAG AGGTCTGTAGCATCAACAAATAGAAGAACAACGATCCGGTTCGCAGAACTCAAAAAAAGGAGATATTGGTTTCCATTGATG GTTGGAATTGGGCTTCTTATGTTGCAACAACTTAGTGGCATTAATGGTGTTATATTCTATTCCGCTACCATATTCGAAACTGCTG GAATTAAATCAGGCAATATAGCTACCTTTGGAGTTGGCTTCATTCAG GTCATTGCTACTGCTTTAACCACATGGTTGGTGGACAAAACAGGCCGCCGGCTTCTGCTTATT GTTTCCACTTCTGGAATGACTCTCAGCCTCCTACTTGTTGCACTCTCATTCTTTTTAAAG GATGTTGTGTCTACTGAGTCTAGCCTTTATAGCATAATGGGCATCTTGTCGGTAGTTGGAGTTGTG ACCTTGGTGATAACTTTCTCTCTGGGAATGGGGCCCATTCCTTGGGTTATAATGTCAGAG ATCCTTCCAGTAAATATAAAGGGTCTAGCGGGAAGCATAGCAACACTTTCCAATTGGTTCTCTGCCTGGCTGGTTACCATGACTGCCAACCTGCTTTTGGATTGGAACAGTGGAG GAACCTTCACCATTTACATGCTTGTAAGCGCTTTCACTATTCTATTCGTGAGTCTTTGGGTCCCTGAGACTAAGGGCAGAACACTCGAAGAAATCCAACGCTCTTTTAGATAA
- the LOC107887124 gene encoding sugar transporter ERD6-like 6 isoform X2 — translation MSFRDDSEDGRDVRKPFLHTGSWYRMGSRTGSSMLGSSQVIRDSSISVVACVLIVALGPIQFGFTNGYSSPTQSAIIKELGLTVSEYSVFGSLSNVGAMVGAITSGQIAEYIGRKGSLMIAAIPNIIGWLAISFANDVSFLYMGRLLEGFGVGIISYTVPVYIAEIAPENLRGSLGSVNQLSVTTGTMVAYLLGLFVEWRILAILGILPCTILIPGLFFIPESPRWLAKMGMTEDFEASLQVLRGFDTDISIEVNEIKRSVASTNRRTTIRFAELKKRRYWFPLMVGIGLLMLQQLSGINGVIFYSATIFETAGIKSGNIATFGVGFIQVIATALTTWLVDKTGRRLLLIVSTSGMTLSLLLVALSFFLKTLVITFSLGMGPIPWVIMSEILPVNIKGLAGSIATLSNWFSAWLVTMTANLLLDWNSGGTFTIYMLVSAFTILFVSLWVPETKGRTLEEIQRSFR, via the exons aTGAGTTTCAGGGATGATTCTGAAGATGGGAGGGACGTACGGAAGCCATTTCTGCATACCGGAAGCTGGTATCGAATGGGTTCCAGGACGGGATCCAGTATGCTGGGTTCATCTCAAGTTATTCGTGATAGTTCCATCTCTGTTGTAGCTTGCGTTTTGATTGTTGCTTTGGGTCCTATCCAATTCGGTTTCACT AATGGCTACTCTTCTCCTACACAATCTGCAATCATCAAGGAACTTGGGTTAACTGTATCAGAG TATTCTGTATTTGGTTCTTTATCAAATGTGGGTGCCATGGTTGGAGCAATAACCAGTGGTCAGATAGCAGAGTATATAGGGCGAAAAGGG TCTTTGATGATTGCTGCTATTCCTAATATAATTGGATGGCTTGCTATATCTTTTGCAAAT GACGTATCTTTTCTTTACATGGGAAGGTTGCTGGAAGGTTTCGGTGTGGGAATAATCTCTTACACG GTGCCTGTGTATATAGCTGAGATAGCACCCGAAAACTTGAGAGGCAGCTTGGGTTCTGTGAATCAG TTGTCTGTTACAACTGGAACAATGGTAGCCTATTTGCTGGGACTTTTTGTGGAGTGGAGGATACTTGCAATTTTAG GAATACTTCCTTGTACAATTTTGATTCCAGGTCTATTTTTCATTCCAGAATCTCCTAGATGGCTG GCAAAAATGGGAATGACCGAAGATTTCGAAGCTTCTCTTCAAGTTCTTAGGGGTTTCGATACCGATATTTCTATCGAAGTCAATGAAATCAAG AGGTCTGTAGCATCAACAAATAGAAGAACAACGATCCGGTTCGCAGAACTCAAAAAAAGGAGATATTGGTTTCCATTGATG GTTGGAATTGGGCTTCTTATGTTGCAACAACTTAGTGGCATTAATGGTGTTATATTCTATTCCGCTACCATATTCGAAACTGCTG GAATTAAATCAGGCAATATAGCTACCTTTGGAGTTGGCTTCATTCAG GTCATTGCTACTGCTTTAACCACATGGTTGGTGGACAAAACAGGCCGCCGGCTTCTGCTTATT GTTTCCACTTCTGGAATGACTCTCAGCCTCCTACTTGTTGCACTCTCATTCTTTTTAAAG ACCTTGGTGATAACTTTCTCTCTGGGAATGGGGCCCATTCCTTGGGTTATAATGTCAGAG ATCCTTCCAGTAAATATAAAGGGTCTAGCGGGAAGCATAGCAACACTTTCCAATTGGTTCTCTGCCTGGCTGGTTACCATGACTGCCAACCTGCTTTTGGATTGGAACAGTGGAG GAACCTTCACCATTTACATGCTTGTAAGCGCTTTCACTATTCTATTCGTGAGTCTTTGGGTCCCTGAGACTAAGGGCAGAACACTCGAAGAAATCCAACGCTCTTTTAGATAA